A single genomic interval of Syntrophobotulus glycolicus DSM 8271 harbors:
- a CDS encoding N-acetylmuramoyl-L-alanine amidase, whose protein sequence is MKKVTIDPGHAPGNVNKGPTGYYEYAGMWKLSNFLRNALIRCGIDASLTRSENEDPSLDERGKRAKGSDVFISEHSNAANGQARGVECFYSVRIAQDKAWAGKLSAAVSKVMGNNDRGAKTRESETTKGYDYYGVIRSAVAAGVPHVFLIENGFHDNAVDEAFLKVDANLESMAEAQVKVICELLGVTYIEKGAVPAEQLYRVRKTWEDAKSQVGAYRILENAKVECDKNPGYSVFDEKGQKVYPLSSSVPQPPKEEPKEQGTLIMGKTEATAAQMAAYALKVNPKPLLPSCTIEELAKIFVEEAEVEGVRADVAWAQSLKETGCFKYGGIVLPEQNNYAGIGALNGNSQGQAASFESPRLGARAQIQHLKAYASTEALKQACVDPRFGLVKRGSAIYIEWLGAGDNPNGAGWAYPGNGYGADIIKILNAILKEPVVLPPPQETPQEESSVPRWQRDGFDKLVAAGVISSPEYWSAKLGDTITIGEVFGILGKMCK, encoded by the coding sequence ATGAAAAAAGTAACCATCGACCCCGGCCACGCTCCGGGGAATGTGAATAAAGGCCCTACCGGGTATTATGAATATGCCGGGATGTGGAAGCTCTCAAACTTCCTCAGAAACGCCCTCATCAGGTGCGGGATTGATGCCAGTCTGACAAGGTCGGAAAACGAAGACCCGAGTCTTGATGAGCGCGGCAAGCGTGCCAAAGGGAGCGACGTCTTCATCAGCGAACACTCCAACGCCGCCAATGGTCAAGCCCGTGGAGTAGAGTGCTTCTATTCAGTCCGCATCGCCCAAGACAAGGCTTGGGCCGGAAAACTTTCGGCAGCGGTCTCAAAGGTCATGGGGAATAATGACCGGGGAGCCAAGACAAGAGAATCGGAGACAACCAAAGGATATGATTATTACGGAGTTATCCGTTCCGCCGTGGCTGCTGGCGTGCCGCACGTATTCCTGATTGAAAACGGGTTCCACGACAACGCAGTGGACGAGGCGTTCCTGAAGGTGGACGCTAACCTTGAAAGCATGGCTGAGGCTCAAGTAAAGGTCATTTGCGAGCTCCTCGGCGTGACGTACATTGAAAAGGGCGCAGTTCCCGCAGAGCAGCTCTACAGGGTGCGGAAAACTTGGGAGGATGCAAAGTCTCAGGTTGGAGCGTACAGAATCCTTGAGAATGCAAAGGTGGAATGCGACAAGAATCCGGGGTACAGCGTGTTTGATGAGAAGGGCCAAAAGGTTTATCCTCTTTCCTCCTCTGTACCGCAGCCGCCGAAGGAAGAGCCAAAGGAACAGGGGACGCTCATCATGGGCAAGACGGAGGCGACGGCGGCGCAGATGGCAGCCTACGCGCTGAAGGTAAATCCAAAACCTCTCCTTCCCTCCTGCACTATTGAGGAGCTGGCGAAGATATTCGTCGAGGAGGCAGAAGTTGAAGGTGTGAGGGCGGATGTTGCTTGGGCTCAGTCCCTCAAGGAGACAGGGTGCTTCAAATATGGCGGCATCGTCCTTCCTGAGCAAAACAATTACGCAGGTATCGGAGCCTTAAACGGAAACAGCCAAGGACAGGCCGCAAGCTTTGAGAGCCCGAGACTCGGAGCCAGGGCACAAATACAACACCTGAAGGCGTATGCCAGCACAGAAGCGTTAAAACAGGCGTGCGTCGACCCTCGCTTCGGTTTAGTCAAGAGAGGCTCCGCAATATATATTGAGTGGCTGGGAGCCGGAGACAATCCCAACGGGGCCGGATGGGCGTATCCGGGCAACGGCTACGGAGCCGACATCATCAAGATACTCAATGCCATATTGAAGGAGCCCGTTGTCCTCCCTCCTCCCCAAGAAACGCCGCAGGAGGAGTCAAGCGTTCCCCGGTGGCAGCGCGACGGCTTTGACAAGCTGGTCGCGGCGGGCGTCATCAGTAGCCCGGAATACTGGTCGGCCAAGCTCGGGGACACAATCACAATCGGGGAGGTCTTCGGGATACTCGGCAAAATGTGTAAATAA
- a CDS encoding histidine kinase N-terminal 7TM domain-containing protein yields the protein MLLRFDWLTGLSLITTLLSLLVTIYVAKIKTKQQIHYAFLGTTGLVLYWSVIRFIQLLVEQENTLLILENIHYIGVCLLPIALLFTGIIFAKTRIGFSRKYLLLFIVPVISIILALTNDQHHLFIVKYSFISTEFIYGPFYIFHEIYSYGCIILGLHFLSYFSIKNSGFFSKQSILLFLGISFPLVVIILSTQKIVAMPVFLENISFSISMLFFAFAIFKFQFLNIVPIALQRIVDLISDSYIVFNENREIIDFNKAFVDTFHCLTSIKRKGNILDVIANPEIRMNKEKIMRLGDKARKEKISISFEEHITGKDFDRYFNIEITPVFSQEKFLGTILLFKDISEHKKNIETIQRNQEILMEQERMASLGQMIGGIAHNLNTPIMSLAGGIEALKDLAGEYRDSIGDDSVTAEDHNEIAGEMLEWLEKMKPYCSYMTDLISAVKGQAVQMNYSKYDKFTVEELVKRIDVLMKHELKRYHCFLKTKVEIELNTEIKGELNSLVQVIDNLIMNAIQAYDGKAGEIDLEISEKESEIQFVLRDRGKGIPEEVQNRLFKEMLTTKGKHGTGLGLYMSYSTIKGRFFGNMRFESKEGIGTTFYITIPSLKTQRRQEGLG from the coding sequence ATGCTTTTGAGATTTGACTGGCTGACAGGATTATCTTTAATCACAACACTGTTAAGCCTTCTCGTGACAATCTATGTTGCTAAGATAAAGACAAAGCAGCAAATCCATTATGCCTTCCTCGGTACGACAGGTTTAGTGTTGTATTGGAGTGTCATCAGATTTATCCAACTGCTTGTGGAACAGGAAAATACCCTGTTAATTTTGGAAAACATTCATTACATTGGAGTTTGCCTCCTGCCTATAGCCTTGCTTTTTACGGGAATTATTTTTGCCAAAACCCGGATCGGCTTTTCCCGGAAATACCTGTTGCTGTTTATCGTTCCGGTCATTTCCATCATCCTTGCCTTAACGAATGATCAGCATCATTTGTTTATTGTGAAGTACAGTTTTATCAGTACGGAATTCATTTACGGTCCCTTTTACATTTTTCATGAAATCTATTCCTATGGATGCATCATTCTGGGGCTTCATTTTCTTTCGTATTTTTCAATCAAGAATTCCGGATTTTTTTCCAAACAATCTATCCTGTTATTTCTGGGCATTTCTTTTCCCTTAGTCGTAATCATATTAAGCACCCAAAAAATAGTGGCCATGCCTGTATTTTTAGAAAATATATCCTTTTCAATCAGCATGCTTTTTTTTGCCTTTGCTATATTTAAATTTCAGTTTTTAAATATTGTTCCGATCGCCCTCCAAAGGATAGTCGATCTTATTTCCGACAGTTATATCGTTTTTAATGAGAACAGGGAGATTATTGATTTTAATAAAGCCTTTGTGGACACATTTCATTGTCTGACGAGCATCAAGAGGAAAGGGAATATCCTTGATGTCATAGCGAACCCGGAAATCCGGATGAATAAAGAAAAAATCATGAGATTGGGGGATAAGGCCAGGAAGGAGAAAATCAGTATATCTTTTGAAGAGCATATCACCGGAAAAGATTTTGACAGGTACTTTAATATTGAAATCACCCCGGTGTTCTCCCAGGAAAAATTCTTAGGGACAATTCTCTTATTCAAAGATATCTCGGAGCACAAGAAAAACATTGAAACAATTCAACGCAATCAAGAGATATTAATGGAGCAGGAGAGGATGGCTTCTCTGGGACAAATGATCGGAGGCATTGCCCATAATCTCAATACGCCGATCATGTCTCTGGCGGGAGGGATAGAAGCCCTTAAAGACCTGGCAGGGGAATACCGTGATTCTATAGGTGATGACAGTGTCACGGCCGAGGATCATAATGAGATTGCCGGTGAAATGCTCGAATGGCTCGAGAAAATGAAACCTTACTGTTCGTATATGACTGACCTGATCAGCGCAGTAAAGGGTCAGGCAGTCCAGATGAATTACTCAAAATATGATAAATTCACAGTTGAGGAGCTTGTGAAAAGAATCGATGTCTTAATGAAGCACGAGTTGAAAAGATATCATTGCTTTTTAAAAACAAAGGTCGAAATCGAGTTGAATACGGAAATCAAGGGGGAGCTGAACAGTCTGGTACAGGTGATTGATAACCTCATTATGAATGCCATCCAGGCCTATGACGGAAAAGCGGGAGAAATTGACTTGGAGATAAGCGAAAAGGAAAGTGAGATTCAATTTGTTCTCAGAGACAGGGGGAAAGGAATCCCGGAAGAAGTACAAAACCGGCTTTTTAAAGAAATGCTGACCACGAAGGGCAAACACGGAACAGGTCTCGGTCTGTATATGTCGTATTCTACAATAAAAGGGAGATTTTTTGGAAATATGAGGTTTGAATCAAAGGAAGGGATTGGCACAACATTTTATATCACAATACCCAGCTTGAAAACACAACGGCGACAGGAGGGTTTAGGATGA
- a CDS encoding helix-turn-helix domain-containing protein: MIEIEKVGERIAARLAELNQIQADLCRATGMSNNAISQYVTGKRTPDTLSLYKIASSLGVSMEWILTGENKQGRVNTTNERAGLMELTKKEADLIAMFRALDDRDKEYVNSTIEMLYSKAVKKGTLSGSMSGGTGEEAAASEAV; the protein is encoded by the coding sequence ATGATAGAAATTGAAAAGGTAGGGGAAAGGATAGCGGCCCGTCTCGCAGAGCTCAATCAAATACAGGCCGACCTTTGCCGAGCAACTGGAATGTCTAACAACGCTATCAGTCAGTACGTCACAGGAAAGCGCACGCCTGACACGCTCTCGCTTTATAAAATTGCTTCTTCTTTGGGTGTTTCGATGGAATGGATTCTAACAGGTGAGAACAAACAAGGGAGGGTTAATACAACAAATGAGAGGGCGGGCTTAATGGAACTAACCAAAAAGGAGGCCGACCTTATTGCTATGTTTCGCGCGCTGGACGACCGCGACAAGGAGTATGTTAATAGCACTATTGAGATGCTTTACAGTAAAGCAGTTAAAAAGGGAACGTTATCCGGCTCGATGAGTGGAGGAACAGGGGAAGAGGCAGCCGCAAGTGAAGCTGTTTAA
- a CDS encoding host-nuclease inhibitor Gam family protein produces the protein MARTRIKEAPVYKTWEEVDAALKEIAEAELDLVDIEGEMNKQIQGIKLTAAQEAKPIQDRIAAIGKDIKAFVEEHRGELDGKTKTLNFGKTGFRMSTKVILPKAKEKLAAIIKSLKSRKMNDCIVVTETINKDILKKYTEDEILRVGASLKKEDTFWYETDREKLQALQR, from the coding sequence ATGGCAAGGACAAGAATCAAGGAGGCCCCGGTCTATAAGACATGGGAAGAGGTCGACGCCGCCCTCAAGGAAATCGCCGAGGCTGAGCTTGACCTCGTGGACATAGAGGGCGAAATGAACAAGCAGATTCAAGGCATTAAGCTCACGGCGGCGCAGGAGGCGAAACCTATTCAAGACCGCATCGCCGCTATCGGCAAGGACATCAAGGCGTTTGTTGAGGAGCACCGGGGAGAGCTCGACGGCAAGACAAAGACGCTGAACTTCGGAAAGACGGGCTTCCGCATGAGCACGAAGGTTATACTCCCGAAGGCGAAGGAAAAGCTCGCGGCAATCATCAAGAGCCTCAAGTCCCGCAAGATGAACGACTGCATCGTTGTTACCGAGACCATCAACAAGGACATACTCAAGAAGTACACCGAGGACGAAATCCTCCGGGTCGGAGCGTCGCTGAAAAAAGAAGACACCTTTTGGTATGAGACCGACCGGGAGAAGCTGCAAGCTTTACAGCGTTAG
- a CDS encoding regulatory protein GemA: MAGKAYGGRNRPRYSIRTIWGLAKSPELSLDDEDLYGIIGRETGKDSMRKLTQGEVDKVCRVLSNMKDDVNRAERGKRTDEGGNPQTEKLRRKIYALTGELGWNNNNDRINGFVKKMFKVDRIEWLTVPQSHKLIEALKKMVDRKEEGDAGENKET, from the coding sequence ATGGCAGGGAAAGCATATGGGGGGCGCAATCGCCCCCGCTATTCTATCCGCACCATTTGGGGGCTCGCGAAGTCCCCGGAGCTCTCCCTTGACGATGAAGACCTGTACGGCATCATCGGGCGGGAGACGGGCAAGGACAGCATGAGGAAGCTGACGCAGGGCGAAGTCGACAAGGTGTGCCGGGTACTCTCCAACATGAAGGACGATGTCAACCGGGCTGAGCGCGGCAAGCGGACGGACGAGGGCGGCAATCCTCAGACCGAGAAGCTCCGCCGCAAGATTTACGCCCTCACCGGGGAGCTCGGATGGAACAACAACAATGACCGAATCAACGGCTTTGTCAAAAAGATGTTCAAGGTCGACCGCATCGAATGGCTGACAGTTCCGCAGAGCCACAAGCTCATTGAGGCCCTCAAGAAGATGGTCGACAGGAAGGAGGAAGGCGATGCCGGGGAAAACAAAGAAACCTAA
- a CDS encoding DUF6906 family protein, translating to MKHGKRPTRAQKIRLKEAGLNYENWLVVKATTEGLEVVHKYSGKTRTIPATLGKQSGGERRKRNENNPSVPQRTERYGMA from the coding sequence TTGAAACACGGAAAGCGTCCGACACGGGCTCAGAAGATACGCCTTAAAGAGGCCGGACTGAATTATGAGAACTGGCTCGTCGTGAAGGCGACGACCGAAGGGCTCGAAGTGGTGCACAAATACTCGGGTAAGACAAGAACAATCCCCGCAACGCTCGGAAAACAGAGCGGCGGCGAAAGGAGGAAACGGAATGAAAACAATCCTTCAGTACCTCAAAGAACAGAAAGATATGGCATGGCATAA
- a CDS encoding Mu transposase C-terminal domain-containing protein: MPETFVTLETAAELEGIKYNTLVQRIKRNPKAFKTLTEPGENGGKDRVTVALSSLSTKARKAHKAAKKVDGRDVVIEQKAQEAPWYLDIDLNWYIESHKREYYEAVELSKQIQEFVAYGEGERTAFAEEFAARLGVSQRTLYRYAEGYLEASAWALKLEKEEGRNFDFFKVLTLCRKPKQSYTFPSLTDKQKAIIENIWFNKDFAQNQGTIEMLYTKFEEVAKESGWEGYPSIKTVARYIKYIMDELRGRNAHYLAANGMREFKNARMLKGKRDASALAVMEFVQGDGHTFDCWVQYTSPNGKIKAIRPKLVAWVDTRSRCIMGDVMCVDANSQILKESLVKMLYSNPGGVPKHLHIDNGKDYTAETNTGQNRKERKMQELDFDSETKGFYRSIGIEDWSRSLPYEPWGKAQMERFFGTVCSMFTKWMASYVGTLTGSKTSGKRKKDIPGMLERGELLTMEEFYALWTKWKNEKYHVREHRGLKDAREKWVTPIELFENAERYVKAAPLREYAAMLLMKADTALVRNQGIIKFGTLYTDYELCHYIGQTVNIKWDIDDVTKLYVFDKNGKKICEAVSAELLQFAPRMSQATLEEHLKKQKRQIRETKEDLEWYQTPYELRVQDGQGTPAVVGGLDLAVRAKRNDNLIQLPDDKEFREELKAGSVSKKQKQHKDSDDEFFNQKAQSVLERLRALG; this comes from the coding sequence TTGCCGGAAACATTCGTCACACTGGAAACAGCGGCAGAGCTTGAAGGAATCAAGTACAACACATTAGTCCAAAGAATCAAGCGCAATCCAAAAGCGTTCAAGACATTAACGGAGCCGGGAGAGAACGGCGGCAAAGACCGGGTAACGGTCGCCCTGTCCTCCCTCTCCACCAAAGCAAGGAAGGCCCACAAGGCAGCAAAAAAAGTAGACGGGAGGGATGTTGTTATCGAACAGAAGGCACAAGAGGCCCCGTGGTATCTCGATATCGACCTCAATTGGTACATAGAGAGTCACAAGCGGGAATATTATGAGGCGGTCGAGCTCTCAAAGCAGATTCAGGAGTTCGTCGCTTATGGAGAAGGTGAGCGCACGGCTTTCGCCGAGGAGTTCGCCGCAAGGCTTGGAGTCAGTCAGCGGACGCTCTACCGCTACGCCGAGGGATACCTCGAAGCGAGCGCGTGGGCTCTGAAGCTTGAAAAGGAAGAGGGCCGGAATTTCGACTTCTTCAAGGTGCTCACCCTATGCCGGAAACCGAAGCAGTCGTACACCTTTCCAAGCTTGACGGACAAGCAGAAGGCTATTATTGAGAACATTTGGTTTAATAAGGACTTCGCACAGAATCAGGGCACGATTGAGATGCTTTACACGAAATTCGAGGAGGTCGCCAAGGAGAGCGGATGGGAAGGCTATCCCTCCATCAAGACAGTGGCCCGGTATATCAAGTACATCATGGACGAGCTCCGGGGACGCAACGCCCACTATCTCGCCGCCAACGGAATGAGAGAGTTCAAAAATGCCCGGATGCTCAAGGGTAAGCGTGACGCTTCGGCCCTCGCGGTCATGGAGTTCGTACAGGGCGACGGCCACACCTTCGACTGCTGGGTGCAGTACACAAGCCCGAACGGGAAAATCAAGGCAATCCGACCGAAGCTTGTTGCATGGGTTGACACACGGAGCCGCTGCATCATGGGCGATGTGATGTGTGTCGACGCCAACTCGCAGATACTCAAGGAAAGCCTCGTCAAGATGCTCTACTCCAATCCGGGCGGCGTGCCGAAACACCTGCACATTGACAACGGCAAGGACTACACAGCGGAGACCAACACAGGGCAAAACCGCAAGGAGCGCAAGATGCAGGAACTTGACTTCGACAGCGAAACAAAAGGCTTCTACCGCTCCATAGGGATTGAAGACTGGTCAAGGTCTCTCCCTTATGAGCCGTGGGGCAAGGCGCAAATGGAGCGTTTCTTCGGGACGGTGTGCAGTATGTTCACAAAATGGATGGCCTCCTATGTCGGCACACTCACCGGGTCGAAAACTTCGGGTAAGCGGAAGAAGGACATCCCCGGAATGCTTGAGCGCGGTGAGCTCCTCACAATGGAAGAGTTTTACGCACTCTGGACAAAGTGGAAGAACGAGAAGTACCACGTCCGGGAACACCGGGGCCTTAAAGATGCTCGCGAGAAATGGGTCACTCCGATTGAGCTCTTTGAGAACGCCGAGCGGTACGTCAAAGCAGCTCCTCTGAGGGAATATGCAGCGATGCTCCTAATGAAGGCCGACACCGCCCTCGTCCGCAATCAAGGGATTATCAAGTTCGGCACGCTCTACACGGATTATGAGCTCTGCCACTACATCGGGCAGACCGTCAACATCAAATGGGACATCGATGACGTCACCAAGCTCTATGTCTTTGACAAGAACGGCAAGAAGATTTGCGAGGCTGTCTCGGCTGAACTACTACAGTTCGCGCCCCGCATGTCACAGGCCACGCTCGAAGAGCACCTCAAGAAGCAAAAGCGGCAGATTCGCGAGACGAAAGAAGACCTTGAGTGGTATCAAACACCATACGAGCTCCGGGTGCAGGACGGACAAGGCACTCCCGCCGTGGTCGGCGGTTTAGACCTCGCGGTCAGGGCTAAGAGGAACGACAACCTTATCCAGCTCCCGGACGATAAGGAGTTCCGTGAGGAGCTCAAGGCCGGAAGTGTTTCTAAGAAGCAAAAGCAGCACAAGGACTCCGATGACGAGTTCTTCAATCAAAAGGCTCAATCAGTCCTTGAGAGACTGAGAGCACTCGGATAA
- a CDS encoding DUF3369 domain-containing protein, giving the protein MRRSKANPILDYKILVVDDEQGIVDSLSVVLKRSGYQITGLTDPLEAIEKVRQENFDLLILDFLMFPIHGDKVVEKIRQFNTDIYILMLTGHKDLAPPLETIKALDIQGYCEKGDRLDQLLLLVESGIKSISQMRTIRIFQEGLNKILQAVPKIYQLQPIDNILEDILSEILPLINSKNAFILVDDVTRISSGNNSIYKGIGKYKTEIEDFMVMLDPSLMEHIGSARVDKKVVILEREVIIPLINELQQDIGVIYVEGEGIQEGSKLLEIYASQAASSISNAFLHSLVNIKNDELNMTYDQLKERYMDTIEALRLVVDAKDIYTRGHSERVAYFAVKIGQSFGLSQEELELLRISGIFHDVGKIGTSDDILFKSEKLDEKEYEEIKKHPLKGAHILSAISMFKEVVPIVKCHHERVDGKGYPEGLKKEEIPFLARIISVADAFDAMMSDRHYRSKLKFEEARAQLLQGAGTQCTQTR; this is encoded by the coding sequence ATGAGAAGGTCAAAGGCCAATCCGATTTTAGACTATAAGATCCTTGTTGTAGACGATGAACAGGGTATTGTTGATTCTTTATCCGTGGTATTAAAAAGGAGCGGTTATCAGATTACCGGTCTGACTGATCCTTTGGAAGCGATAGAAAAGGTCCGGCAGGAGAATTTCGATTTATTAATTTTAGACTTCTTAATGTTCCCCATTCACGGAGACAAAGTGGTGGAAAAGATCAGGCAATTTAATACAGATATCTATATCCTGATGTTAACCGGACATAAAGACCTGGCCCCTCCTCTGGAAACAATCAAGGCCTTGGATATTCAGGGCTACTGTGAAAAGGGAGACAGGCTTGACCAGCTGCTGCTGTTGGTCGAATCGGGAATCAAGTCCATTTCCCAGATGAGAACAATAAGAATCTTCCAGGAAGGGCTCAATAAAATTTTGCAGGCTGTTCCGAAAATCTATCAGCTGCAGCCGATCGATAATATCCTGGAGGATATTTTATCGGAGATATTACCGCTGATTAATAGTAAAAACGCCTTTATTCTTGTTGATGATGTAACAAGAATCAGTTCAGGGAATAACAGTATCTACAAAGGGATAGGCAAATATAAAACTGAGATCGAGGATTTTATGGTCATGCTTGATCCAAGTCTGATGGAGCATATCGGCAGTGCCCGTGTAGACAAAAAGGTTGTTATATTAGAACGGGAAGTGATCATCCCATTAATTAATGAGCTGCAGCAGGATATTGGCGTGATTTACGTGGAAGGGGAGGGCATCCAGGAAGGCAGCAAACTTTTGGAGATCTATGCCAGCCAGGCCGCCTCTTCTATCAGCAATGCATTTCTGCATTCTCTGGTCAATATCAAAAATGATGAGCTGAATATGACCTATGATCAGCTGAAAGAAAGATACATGGACACCATAGAAGCCCTGAGGCTCGTCGTGGATGCCAAAGACATCTATACCCGGGGCCATTCTGAAAGAGTAGCCTACTTTGCCGTGAAGATCGGGCAATCCTTTGGCCTGTCCCAGGAAGAACTTGAACTCTTGCGTATTAGCGGCATATTTCATGATGTTGGGAAGATTGGGACATCCGACGATATTTTGTTTAAATCGGAAAAGCTGGATGAAAAAGAATATGAAGAAATCAAAAAGCACCCCTTGAAAGGGGCGCATATCCTGTCGGCAATATCAATGTTTAAAGAGGTTGTGCCGATTGTAAAATGCCATCATGAACGTGTGGACGGCAAGGGATATCCGGAAGGGCTGAAAAAAGAAGAAATTCCGTTTTTAGCGAGAATCATTTCTGTTGCCGATGCCTTCGACGCCATGATGTCTGACCGGCACTATCGTTCCAAGCTCAAGTTTGAGGAGGCCAGAGCCCAATTGCTGCAGGGGGCGGGCACCCAATGTACTCAGACAAGATAA
- a CDS encoding helix-turn-helix domain-containing protein, giving the protein MQRNKRQLTAFGVLVKKTLIEKGMTQVQLAQEVGTSNKYLNLILYGDRSGDKYLQGIARVLDLDPESFKKIA; this is encoded by the coding sequence ATGCAGCGCAACAAGAGACAACTGACCGCCTTCGGCGTGTTGGTTAAGAAAACGCTCATAGAAAAAGGCATGACACAGGTGCAGCTCGCACAAGAGGTCGGAACAAGCAACAAGTACCTCAATCTCATCCTATACGGAGACAGGTCGGGGGATAAGTACCTCCAAGGTATCGCGAGGGTGCTTGATTTAGACCCGGAATCGTTTAAAAAAATAGCATGA
- a CDS encoding AAA family ATPase produces MEATAAKAYTGEIKTLADKVNEYIKREGKTITDLASTINYSRTTVSRYLSGKYDSDATELEAKLTAFLAEVTGEELVAATAERAKVVNFTKRKSFFESRDAQNIIGVCNSCQEYIGLGIVVGKSGFGKTHALKYYSKMPRVAYIECDDTMSSRDLVESIERALGIPTTYGTIWKRVNGIREFFNVNRGYLLIIDEADKLISKYTQKKMEILRAIFDQSDVGMVIAGEPKLEAQIKSYLTRFANRVDFYASLKGLSGKEVDNFLEGYEVEEDALAELKSRACNHQTGCFRLLDRTLNNVFRIMKERGESRITLTIINQASNMMML; encoded by the coding sequence ATGGAAGCAACGGCAGCAAAAGCCTACACAGGCGAAATTAAAACTCTTGCAGACAAGGTCAACGAGTACATTAAACGCGAAGGCAAGACCATCACAGACCTCGCGAGCACCATCAACTATTCACGGACGACGGTCTCCCGGTATCTTTCCGGGAAATACGACAGCGACGCGACGGAGCTTGAAGCGAAGCTCACCGCCTTCCTCGCGGAGGTAACGGGTGAGGAGCTCGTTGCCGCAACTGCCGAAAGAGCGAAGGTCGTCAATTTCACAAAGCGGAAGAGCTTCTTTGAGAGCCGGGACGCGCAGAACATCATCGGCGTATGCAATTCCTGTCAGGAGTACATCGGGCTCGGCATCGTGGTCGGAAAGTCTGGCTTCGGCAAGACCCACGCCCTCAAGTATTACTCCAAGATGCCCCGGGTCGCCTATATCGAATGCGACGACACCATGAGCTCAAGAGACCTCGTGGAGTCCATCGAAAGGGCTCTCGGCATCCCTACCACCTACGGGACGATATGGAAGCGCGTTAACGGAATCAGGGAGTTCTTCAACGTCAATCGCGGTTATCTGCTTATTATCGACGAGGCGGACAAGCTCATCTCCAAGTACACACAAAAGAAGATGGAAATTCTCCGGGCCATATTCGACCAGTCCGATGTCGGCATGGTCATCGCGGGCGAGCCGAAGCTCGAAGCGCAGATAAAGTCCTACCTCACCCGCTTCGCGAATCGCGTCGACTTTTACGCAAGCCTCAAGGGGCTCTCCGGCAAGGAGGTCGATAACTTCCTCGAAGGTTACGAAGTCGAGGAGGACGCCCTTGCGGAGCTGAAGTCCCGGGCGTGCAACCATCAAACAGGCTGCTTCCGACTCCTCGACCGCACGCTCAACAACGTTTTCCGCATCATGAAGGAGCGCGGGGAGTCCAGAATCACGCTGACCATCATCAATCAAGCATCTAACATGATGATGCTTTAA